TCGCGGATCTCGTCGGGCGAGGCCGAGAGCGGGACGGCATTGCCCTGCGACTTGCTCATCTTGGCCCGGCCGTCGACGCCGGGCAGGCGGCCGACGGCGGGGATCAGCGCTCGGGCTTCCGGCAGGATATCGCGTCCGGCCTGCTGGTTGAGGCGGCGGACGAGCTCGTTGGTCTGCTCGATCAGCGGCGCCTGGTCCTCGCCGACCGGCACCACGGTCGCCCGGAAGCCGGTGATGTCGGCCGCCTGGGAGACGGGATAGCACAGGAAGCCGGCGGGGATGTCGCGCCCGAAGCCGCGCGCCTGGATCTCCTGGCGGATGGTCGGGTTGCGCTCGAGCCGGGCGACGGTGACGAAGTTGAGGTAGAGCAAGGTCAGCTCCGCCAGGGCGGGCAGGGCGGATTGCACGCAGATCGTGCTCTGCGCCGGGTCGATGCCGACGGCGAGGTAGTCGAGGGCAACCTCCAGCACGTTGCGGCCGACCTTGCCGGGATCGCGCGCATTGTCGGTCAGGGCCTGCGTGTCGGCCAGCAGCAGGAACTGCCGGTGGCTGTGCTGCAGGGCGAGGCGGTTGCGCAGCGACCCGGCATAGTGGCCGAGATGCAGCGGGCCGGTGGTGCGGTCGCCGGTCAGGACGACCGGGCGGGTGTCGGCGGACATGGACGATCTCCAGGGGTGGAGCCGCCGCGCCGGAAGGAATGTCGGACCATGAGACCGCGCCTGCCGAACCACGGCGGCGACGGTCGAGACATGACGACGTGCCGCTCCTTAAGGGGAGCGCCGCCAGATGGATCGGGGGAGGCGTGCAGCGTCGGTCATGACCGAGCCATGCCACGGAGCGGCCGGGCTCGCAAGGCCCGAGGAGCGGAGGCGAGGGCCGCGCCGGGGTTCACAGCTGCGGCGCCGTCTCCTATGAACCTTCCCGACCAAGAGAGGGACAGATGGATTTCGACGGCATCACCCAGGCGACGCTGGCCTTCGTGCGGACCCACGAGGCCTGGGGCCTTCCCATCGTGTTCGCGCTCGCCTTCGGGGAATCGCTGGCCTTCCTGTCGCTGCTGCTGCCGGCGACCGTGATCCTGCTGGCGCTCGGCGTGCTGGTCGGCGAGAGCGGCATCGCCTTCTGGCCGCTCTGGTCGGCGGCGGTGCTCGGCGCCGTGGCCGGCGACTGGCTGTCCTTCTGGATCGGCCTGCGGCTGAAGCACGGCGTCGCACGCTACTGGCCGCTGTCGCGCTATCCCGACCTGATCCCGCGCGGCCATCGTTTCTTCGAGCGTTGGGGCACGCTCGGCGTGTTCTTCGGACGCTTCTTCGGGCCGCTGCGCGCTTCGGTGCCGCTGGTCGCCGGCATCTGCGACATGCCGGCCCTGCGCTTCCAGCTCGCCAACGTCGCCTCGGCGCTCGTCTGGGCCACCGTCATGCTCGCCCCCGGGGCGTTCGGCCTCAAGTGGCTGCGCGAATGGTGAGGCCCCGCGCATATCAACGGCCGGCGGCCGCAGCTATGATGCCGCCCGGCCGGTGACGCGCCGGCCGGGAGGAGCCATGGCGAGCATCGCGCGACTGGAACGTCCGCTCCTGATCCTCATCGCCGTCCTGGTCTGGCCGGCGGCGCTCTACCAGGTGTTCCTGGCGACTGGGATGACCATGGCGGCCGGCCATTCGCTGCTGGACGGCCTGGTCACCGCCTTCAGCTTCTTCACCATCCTCACCAATCTCCTGGTCGGCGTGGTGACGGTCGCGCTGATCCGGCGCGGCCAGGGCGGGACGTTTCTCACCCGCCCGGGCACGCTGGCGGCGGTCGCGGTCTATATCCTCGTCGTCGGCGTGATCTATGCGCTGCTGCTGTCGGGCCTGCACGTCTTCACCGGCCTCGCGCTCGTCGCAGACAGCGTCGTGCACCGGGCCGTGCCGGTCCTGTACGCGCTGTACTGGCTCCTGTTCGCGCGCAAGGGCGCCCTGCGCTGGGCCGATCCGCTGGCCTGGCTGATCTATCCCCTGCTCTACATCGTCCATACCCTGGTGCGCGGTGCGCTGACGGGCCGCTATCCCTATCCCTTCGCCGACGCCGCCCGGCTCGGCTATCCCACGGCCCTGGCCAACGGCGCCGCGATCCTCGCCTTCTTCCTCGGGCTCGGCCTCGTGCTCGTCGCCCTCGACCGCGCGATGGGGCGGATCGCGGCCGGCGCCGGTTCCCGACGAGCCCCTTGAACCGCGCCCTGGCGGCTGTATTCTGGCCGGCAGGCGATGCGAGACGCCACCGGGCCCGCGGAAAGGGTTGAACCCGCTCGCAGAGGAACGTCAGCAAGTCTGCCCCTGTGCAGCCGGATTGCGGGCCGTCGGCGTCGTGCACAAGGAGGCACCGCAATGACCCTTCCCGCATCGCCTGATCTGTCGCACCTGAAGAAGCAGGCCAAGCAGCTCCTGCGCGCCGCCGCGGCCGGCGACGCCGCGGCGCTCGGCCGCTTTGCCGCGGCGCTTCCCGCACGGCCGCCGCTCGCAGCGCTCCGGCTGCACGATGCGCAGTCGGTGCTGGCGCGCGAGCACGGCTTCCGGTCCTGGACCGAGCTCAAGCGCTATGTCGAATGGAAGCGGACCGATCTGGCGGCACGCCTGAAGGCCTGGCTCGCCTGGGTCTATGAGGGCAATGCACGCGAGCGCCGGCTGGCAATCCGGATGCTGGCGGAGGAACCCGATGTCTTCGCCTCCGATCCCTGGCTCGCCTGTGCCGTCGGCGACGAGGCGGCCGTGCGGCGCGCCCTTTCCGACGACGCGGCATGGGTGAACCGCCCGGGCGGCGCGCTCGGCATGCCGCCGCTGGTCGCCGTGACCCATTCCGGCCTGATCCGGGAGGAAGGATTCGCGCCCCGCCTCCTCGCCTGCGCCGGCTTGCTGCTGCGCCACGGCGCCGACGTCGATGCCCGCTGGACCGATCCGAACTGGCCGGATTGGCCGTTCTCCGCGCTCTACGGCGCCGCCGGGCGGACCCATCACGCCGGCATGACCGAGCTGCTCCTGGAGGCCGGCGCGAATCCCGACGACAACGAATCCCTCTACCATTCCGTCGAGGCCAGCGATTCCGCCTGCACGCGGCTCCTCCTGGCCGCCGGCGCTCGCGTCACGGGCACCAATGCCATCGCCCATGTCCTCGACTACGACAAGCTCGAGGACCTGCAGCTGATGCTGCGCCACGGCGGCGACCCCAACGAGCAGCCCTGGCTGCATCACGCCATCCTGCGCGGGCGCTCGCTGGCCCATGTCCAGGCGCTGGTCGAGGCCGGCGCCGATCTTCGGGCCCGGGACGGGGAGGGGATCAGCCTCTACCGCTGGGCGCAGGCCCGTGGCCGCCTCGACGTGGTCGGGATGCTGCGCGCCGCCGGCATCGAAGAGCCGCTGACGCAGGAGGAGGAGTTCGTCGCCGCCTGCACGCGGGGCGACGACGCGGCCGCCCGCGCCATCCTGGAGCGCCTGCCGGACATCGTCGCGCGGCTGAGCCCGGGCCAGCTGCAAATCATGCCGGAACTCGCCGGCCTCGGCGCGCACGCCGCCGTCCGCACCATGCTGGCGCTCGGCTGGCCGCGCGAGGTCAAGGCTGGGTGGGACGCCACGGCGTTGAACCTGGCGGTGTTCCAGGGCGATGCGGCGATGGCGCGCCTGCTGCTGGCCGCCGGCGCCGACTGGCGCACCCTGCACGGCTATGGCGACACCGTGCTCGGCACCCTGTCCTTTGCCTCGCAGGCCGACGGTGTCGGCGAGCCGGCGCCGCGCGACTATCCCGGCTGCGCCCGTGCGCTCGTCGAGCACGGCGTGCCGCTCGCCGAACTGCGGCGCTACCGCTTCTCCCCCGAGGTGGCGGACTACCTCGAAGCGCTGCCCGAGCCGGCTGACCGGCCCTCGTGAGGATTTGCCGATAGGCGCGCTCAGGCGTGGGACAGGATGTTGACCAGCTTGCCGAAGGGGTCGCGCACGTAGAAGCGGCGCACGCCCCAGGGCTCGTCCGCCGGTCCGTACTCGATGGCGAAGCCGGCCTCGCGCATGCGGGCGAGCGCGACGTCGACGTCGTCGACCTCGATGGAGAGGTCGGGCGTCGGCGTGCCGGAGCCGCCCTGCTCGGCGACGCTGATCTGCACCGCCATGGTCTCGTCCGAGCCGTAGGTGGCGATCCAGCCGTGGTCCATCAGCAGGTCGAGGCCCAGCACGTCGCCGTAGAAGCGCCGGGCCGCGGCGATGTCGCGCGTGTCGATATTGGCGATGATCCGCCGCACGGTCATGGTGCCGCTCCCGTCTCCACTCCCTGCCTTCCCGGAGGCTGGACAGCCTCTAGACCAGGCGCGCGGCGAAGGCGAGACCGCCGTCGGCGTCAGCGGCCGCAGCGCCGGGAGCCGCGCTCCCGGACGATCGAAGCGAGCAGCTCGGTCGGGTCATGGGACGGCGGCAAGGCGCCGGCCGAGACCACGTCGAGCCGGGTCAGCCCGATGTCCTGCAGCTCGTGGTCGTTCATGGCATGGAGCCGCGTCAGCTGGGCGCGATTGCGCCGCAGCCGGGGCAGGTAGAGCGCCAGATCGGCGATTCCTGCCCAGGCCCTGTGGAGGAACGGCGTGAGCGTCCTGGCGGACTGCCCGGCGCCATGGGACAATGTCGCGGTCATGGGGCATCTCCGGAACGGAGCGCCGGGAGTGGAACCGTCCGGCGCCTCGATGATGCGGGAAGGATAGGCGATCCCCATTGATCGGTCTAACGAATGATTGTAATCTCACCAATACGAAAGGGAGATTGGTGAGATGCTCGACACCGACCAGTTGCGCAGCTTCGTCGCCATCGTCGACACCGGCAGCTTCACCCGCGCCGCCGAGCGGGTGAACAAGACCCAATCCGCCGTCTCCATGCAGATCCGGCGCCTGGAGGACCAGCTCGGCAGCCCGCTCTTCGCCAAGCGCGGCCGGGGCGTGCGCCTGACGGAGAGCGGCGAGCGCCTGGTCGACTATGCCCGCCAGATGCTGCAGGTCGAGGCGGCGGCCTTCGCCAGCATCTCGCGCCGGGCCCTGGCCGGGCGCGTGCGGCTCGGCATTCCCGACGACTATGCCGACACCCTTCTGCCCGACCTGGTCACCCGCTTTTCCAGGCGCCATCCCCTGGTCGAGCTTTCGGTCGTCTGCGAGCACTGCGCAACCCTGGTCGAGCAGATCGCCGGCGGCGACCTCGACGTGGCGATCTATGATGGCGAGAGGGAGATGGAGCTCCTGCGCGAGGAGCCGCTGCGCTGGGTCATCGGCGCCAATTCCCGGGCGCACGAGGTGCGGCCGCTGCCGATGGCGCTGTCGAACCCGACCTGCAGCTGGCGCCGCGCCGCGACCTCGGCCCTCGACGAGGCCGGGATTCCCTGGCGCGCATTGTTGGGCTCGACCAATTCCTCGGCGATCGCACCGGTCGTCCAGGCGGGGCTTGCGGTGACGGTGATGCCGCTGAGCGCCATGCGTCCCGGGCTGAAGGTGTTCGAAGACTTCGAGGGTCTGCCGCAGTTGCCGACGATCCGGATCGGCATGATCGAGAGCCCGCATGCGCGCTCGCCCGAGGCCCGGGCCCTTGCCGAGGAGATCCGCGCCGTCTTCCGCCGCGAGGCGCCGCCAGTGCAGCCGGACCGGGTTTTCGCCGAGATCACCTTCCCGAAGATCGACCCGGCGCGTCGGGCTCGGGGGCGTGCGGCCGCGGCCTGAAGCACGCGCCGCGGCATGGGCGGCAGGGGCCGCTCAGCCGTGGGCTGCCGCCCTCCCGGCGAAGGGCACGCAGGCCAGCGCCACCAGGGTGAGGAGAGCGATCATCGCCCAGGCGTCGTTGACGGCCATCGTCGTCGCCGCCTTCTCCACCAGCGGCTGCAGCATGGCCCGGGTCTGTTCGTCGAACGGTCCGGCCGGGCGCAGGGCGAAGAGATCGAGCGGCACGCCGACGAAGGTGGCGGTGACCGTGTCGCCGGCGGCCAGGCGGTCGAGGATCGCCGCCGCATGCACCGGCGCGCGGCCGTAGATCACCGTGTCGATCAGCGCAAGGCCGATGGCGCCGCCGAGGTTGCGCATCAGGTTGAACAGGCCGCTGGCATCGGGCACGCGCTCCGTGTCGAGGTGCCCGAGCGCCAGCCGCGTCGGCGGCAACAGGCAGAACATCAGCGCGAGGCCGCGCAGGACCTGCGGCCAGAACATGCCGTCATAGTCGGTCTCAGGCGTCTGGACGGCGCTGAGGCCGAGCCCGACGGCGAACAGGGCGAAGCCGGCCGCCGTCAGCAGCCGCGCCTCGACGCGCTGCTCGAGCACCACGGCCACGGGCGCGGTCAGGAACTGCGCGACGCCGGTCACCAGCAGGATCTCGCCGATCTCCAGCGCGTCGTGGCCGCGGACGAAGGCGAGGAACACCGGCATGAGATAGACCGATCCGAACAGGCCGACGCCGAGCACGAAGCTCAGGATGCAGCCGACGGCGAAGCCGCGGTCGGCGAAGCTGCGCAGCTCGACCACCGGATGCTGCGCCCGCAGCGTCCGCTCGACGAAGGCGACCATGCCCGCCAGGCTCAGCGCCAGCAGCCCGACGACGAGGCCGTCGGTCCAGCCGCGCCCCGGCGCCTCCTTGAGGGCGATCTCCAGCGCCGCCAGGGCGATCGCCGCCAGCGTCAGCGAGAGCGCGTCGAGGCGCCGGGCTTCGCCCGGGCGCATCCCGCCTCCCGGCAGCAGCAACCCCGCGAGGAGCGCGCAGAGCAGGCCGGGCGCGAGGTTGATCAGGAACAGCCAATGCCAGGAATAGGTCTGCGTGATCCAGCCGCCGACGACCGGGCCGACGATCGGCGCCAGCACCGCCAGGCCGCTGGCGAGCGTGGTGGCGAGGCCCTGCCGGTGCGCCGGGAACAACAGGAACACCGCCGAGAACACGGCCGGGATCAGCGTGCCGCCGGCAAAGCCCTGCAGAACCCGCCAGGCGATCAGCCCGGCAAAGCCGGTGCTGGCGGCGCAGCCGGCCGAGGCCACGGTGAAGAGCGCGATCGCCACCACGAACAGGCCGCGCATGCCCATCAGCCGGGTGAGGAAGCCGGTCAGCGGAATGGCGATGACCTCGGCGACGAGATAGGCCGTCTGCACCCAGCTCATCCGGTCCGGCGCGATGGCGAGGGCGCCCTGGATGGTCGGCAGCGAGGTCGCGACCACCTGCACGTCGAGGATCGCCATGAACATGCCGATCGCCATCATGGCGAAGCCGAGCCAGGTGGCGGCCGTGACCGGCTTCACGGCATGCGGGCTGGCCCCGTGCGGCATTGCGATCCCGCCTTTGCAAGCGCTCCCCGCGGGTGATGATGGCACGATCCGCCGCCGCGACGACGGAAAACATGGCAGCGTCGGATTGCCGCGCGGGGTGGCCGGGACTACCCTCGGCCGGCCGTCACGAGGGCGAGGTCGGCAATGCCTCGGATGCAGGGCCGGTTCCCTCGCGGGACCATCGCCGTCGGCGTCCTCGCCGCCTTGATCGTCGGGCTGCTCCTGGTCCGGCGCGAGGCGGGCGAATCGTCCGCCGGCGGCCCGTCCTGTCCTCCCGTTGCGGTTGCGCTGGGAGCCGCGGTGCTGCGCGTTCCGGTCACGCCGATGGTGCGTGTCGAGGCGCCCGCCCGTTCCCTCGACCTCGCCGACGCGGACACGGTCGCGGCGCTCTGCACGGCGCCGGCCCCGGCGCCGATCCAGGCCATGCGGATCGAGCTCGACTTCGACCGGCTCGATCAGGACTGGCCCTCGGTGCTGGCCTGGCGAGGCCGGCATTGCGGCGCGCCTGCCGGGCTCGACGCCTTCCTGTGCACGGGTGAAAGCCGACCGCCCGGGACGCCGCGGCAGCTCGCCCGGGCGATGAT
This window of the Labrys wisconsinensis genome carries:
- a CDS encoding DedA family protein, which encodes MDFDGITQATLAFVRTHEAWGLPIVFALAFGESLAFLSLLLPATVILLALGVLVGESGIAFWPLWSAAVLGAVAGDWLSFWIGLRLKHGVARYWPLSRYPDLIPRGHRFFERWGTLGVFFGRFFGPLRASVPLVAGICDMPALRFQLANVASALVWATVMLAPGAFGLKWLREW
- a CDS encoding VOC family protein produces the protein MTVRRIIANIDTRDIAAARRFYGDVLGLDLLMDHGWIATYGSDETMAVQISVAEQGGSGTPTPDLSIEVDDVDVALARMREAGFAIEYGPADEPWGVRRFYVRDPFGKLVNILSHA
- a CDS encoding DUF1127 domain-containing protein translates to MTATLSHGAGQSARTLTPFLHRAWAGIADLALYLPRLRRNRAQLTRLHAMNDHELQDIGLTRLDVVSAGALPPSHDPTELLASIVRERGSRRCGR
- a CDS encoding LysR substrate-binding domain-containing protein → MLDTDQLRSFVAIVDTGSFTRAAERVNKTQSAVSMQIRRLEDQLGSPLFAKRGRGVRLTESGERLVDYARQMLQVEAAAFASISRRALAGRVRLGIPDDYADTLLPDLVTRFSRRHPLVELSVVCEHCATLVEQIAGGDLDVAIYDGEREMELLREEPLRWVIGANSRAHEVRPLPMALSNPTCSWRRAATSALDEAGIPWRALLGSTNSSAIAPVVQAGLAVTVMPLSAMRPGLKVFEDFEGLPQLPTIRIGMIESPHARSPEARALAEEIRAVFRREAPPVQPDRVFAEITFPKIDPARRARGRAAAA
- a CDS encoding ankyrin repeat domain-containing protein, with the protein product MTLPASPDLSHLKKQAKQLLRAAAAGDAAALGRFAAALPARPPLAALRLHDAQSVLAREHGFRSWTELKRYVEWKRTDLAARLKAWLAWVYEGNARERRLAIRMLAEEPDVFASDPWLACAVGDEAAVRRALSDDAAWVNRPGGALGMPPLVAVTHSGLIREEGFAPRLLACAGLLLRHGADVDARWTDPNWPDWPFSALYGAAGRTHHAGMTELLLEAGANPDDNESLYHSVEASDSACTRLLLAAGARVTGTNAIAHVLDYDKLEDLQLMLRHGGDPNEQPWLHHAILRGRSLAHVQALVEAGADLRARDGEGISLYRWAQARGRLDVVGMLRAAGIEEPLTQEEEFVAACTRGDDAAARAILERLPDIVARLSPGQLQIMPELAGLGAHAAVRTMLALGWPREVKAGWDATALNLAVFQGDAAMARLLLAAGADWRTLHGYGDTVLGTLSFASQADGVGEPAPRDYPGCARALVEHGVPLAELRRYRFSPEVADYLEALPEPADRPS
- the trpS gene encoding tryptophan--tRNA ligase yields the protein MSADTRPVVLTGDRTTGPLHLGHYAGSLRNRLALQHSHRQFLLLADTQALTDNARDPGKVGRNVLEVALDYLAVGIDPAQSTICVQSALPALAELTLLYLNFVTVARLERNPTIRQEIQARGFGRDIPAGFLCYPVSQAADITGFRATVVPVGEDQAPLIEQTNELVRRLNQQAGRDILPEARALIPAVGRLPGVDGRAKMSKSQGNAVPLSASPDEIRDAVRRMYTDPGHVRAADPGEVDGNVVFTYLDAFDEDAATVAELKARYRRGGLGDMAVKRRLEEVLQALLAPIRERRRHLAGDPGHVMDVLRRGTRLARERTQATLEVVREALGLAVLA
- a CDS encoding DHA2 family efflux MFS transporter permease subunit, with product MPHGASPHAVKPVTAATWLGFAMMAIGMFMAILDVQVVATSLPTIQGALAIAPDRMSWVQTAYLVAEVIAIPLTGFLTRLMGMRGLFVVAIALFTVASAGCAASTGFAGLIAWRVLQGFAGGTLIPAVFSAVFLLFPAHRQGLATTLASGLAVLAPIVGPVVGGWITQTYSWHWLFLINLAPGLLCALLAGLLLPGGGMRPGEARRLDALSLTLAAIALAALEIALKEAPGRGWTDGLVVGLLALSLAGMVAFVERTLRAQHPVVELRSFADRGFAVGCILSFVLGVGLFGSVYLMPVFLAFVRGHDALEIGEILLVTGVAQFLTAPVAVVLEQRVEARLLTAAGFALFAVGLGLSAVQTPETDYDGMFWPQVLRGLALMFCLLPPTRLALGHLDTERVPDASGLFNLMRNLGGAIGLALIDTVIYGRAPVHAAAILDRLAAGDTVTATFVGVPLDLFALRPAGPFDEQTRAMLQPLVEKAATTMAVNDAWAMIALLTLVALACVPFAGRAAAHG
- a CDS encoding Pr6Pr family membrane protein → MASIARLERPLLILIAVLVWPAALYQVFLATGMTMAAGHSLLDGLVTAFSFFTILTNLLVGVVTVALIRRGQGGTFLTRPGTLAAVAVYILVVGVIYALLLSGLHVFTGLALVADSVVHRAVPVLYALYWLLFARKGALRWADPLAWLIYPLLYIVHTLVRGALTGRYPYPFADAARLGYPTALANGAAILAFFLGLGLVLVALDRAMGRIAAGAGSRRAP